In the Triticum aestivum cultivar Chinese Spring chromosome 2B, IWGSC CS RefSeq v2.1, whole genome shotgun sequence genome, CCTGTTCCCAATGATTCCCCTCATGCATTGCCCTGATTGTGGTAGGGAGGTGAAGCTGCTCGTCTAGGGGATGTATGAGCACGAAGGTTGGGTCTTCTACAAGTGCGACAGTCGATAAGTCATCGACGCCAAACTCATATGCACGCCGTCGAAGAGAGTCGGCTTTATCGTGTGTGGTTCAGTGTTTGGTAGTGGGCTGTGCTCTTGTTGTTCCAATTTTTGCTTAGTTGTGTGTAATTAAGTAAACAATTCTCATCAGCTTAATTAATGAATGAGCAATCTTTGCCTCCGTTTCAAGAAAAAAAAACATGCTATCACCCATGTCGAGACCGAGGGGCATCTTGTGCATAAGTAATTAGTTAACGCCTAGTTATCTCAGGTCAGATATTTCCTTTTCTGATTGCAAATCAATAGAGCGCACTAAACTTGACACAGGCAACATTTCTCGGAGATAACATCATACTACTAAGTTAAGCAAGAAGCGACAGATCTCTAGAGCACATTAAGATAACTGAACAACAGCCTCTTCAGAAAATGAAAATAACTTGCCTAGATTGACACTAACAAAGAACGGCACACGCGCCTGCATGCGTGGAGATAACAACTTCAGTGGGTCGAAAGAAGCAACAAGAGGTAGATCGACAGAGACAACCCAACACACGCGACATTTTCACGCGATAACTCTAACTTAACTAGATCGACCGGGGCGGCAAGCGGCAGATGcgcgcgcatgcatgcatgcatgctctgCTCTCCCTTACAGCGCgaaggcggcggccgccgccgcggcgccgGCAGTGCGCAGTATCTGAAAATACAGCTGCGAATTCGCCACGAATGCCGCGCGGGAGATGAAGAAGCCGGCCGCGCCTGGCGCCTTCATCGTGGCGCCGGCGGCCACCGCCCCAGCAGGCCAGAGGAAGTAGATGCCCACGGcagcgccggcgaccaccgccgcgGCTGCGGCGGCTTCCAGCGCGCCTTCGTGTGTGGTGAACACGTCCTTCGCCTTCTGCTTGAACGAGTCCATCTCGGCAAGCGTGTTTCTTCTGTGGTGCAGTAGATGTTGCCTTGCTGGTACTGTGCCGATCTTGATGGAGAAGGTCCTGTGTTAGCCAGAGGAAGGGAGCGGGTGGTTTATAAAGACGGAGGTGTCGTGGTGAGCGAACGCACTTCGGCCTTGGAAGTTGGAATACGCCGGAAAAATCGCACCCACCCCCTAGTTGCACGTAGCCAACGTAGCCACGCCCGGCTCAATGTGGTTCCTCTTTTCTCCTCTGAAGTAAGTGCTGAGAGTGTGCttggtcccaaagcgattctcaGTTTAATATTTCTTACCAAAAGAGTTTTCTTTTGAACAGGAAATTTACTGAAATTTTAAGTTTTTCTTTTGAACACAGTGTTAAGTTGAGGCGGCGTCAGTGATGAGCAGCCTATATGCTCGATCGCTCGATGCATACATACACTAGCGAGGAGTATTTTCCGATAAAGAGTGAAGCGTAAACAATCTCAAATCAGAATGAAATGCCTCCATCACGACAAAGGGAAATGTGATGACATGGTGAGTACTCCACTGGGGTAGTAGTCCTAGGGGAAATAGTAGTAGGAGTACGTGCTCGGGTCGCGGGCCATGAATAGTAACGCAAGACGAACGTTTTGCTCCAATGGGATTCGTCTGTACGACTGTACCGTGCCGCGCGGCGCGCCTATCAGGCTTTCTCGGGAAGGATCGCAGTCGGAGCCCCGAGGTGCGTCGCTGCAGTTGTTTGAGAAGTGTGCCTCGTGCCTGTTGGCGCTGGCGCGCGGTGGCGTTGGGAACTATCGACGCTCGTCAGCTCGCCGAAGTTTTTCCATCGTCGTCTTGAGCTTCCCGTCCTCTACTGAACGGATGCCTTTTTTAGATTGTTTGgtttcaaataagtcaccaacttataaatTGAAAGATGAAAAAAGATGACTTATTTTACCAAAtggacccaacttataagtcaccccaacttataagtcataagttactccattccaacttaaaacttataagtcacctccTTTTGCGTGGGTCCCATCACCTGCATGATGTGGATTGGTGTGAGAATGTGTgatcaggtgacttataagtcaggtgacaaccaaacagacgtgacttataagtcactggttttaagtcacctgacttataagttggtgacttatttggaatcAAACAGGCCCAAATGGCGTAATCAGTCAAGACCAGTGGTTTAAGaatcaaaaaatatttttgttaTCCTTCTTTTTGGGGCTAACTCAATCTATTCATCTCCAATTACAACAGTACAACGaacttaaaaaataaaaataaaatatttgGATTCGTAGACCATCTGACGAtgactacaaacactgaagcgagtcgaaggcgcgccgccgtcattgcccctccctcgCAGGAGTCAGATACAACTTTGTAGTAGACATTCAAGAAGTCGTCTTGCTAACGTCAAATAGGACAACCAGAACAGCAACCATTGCTGACAAAGAGAAGCTAAGATCAGAAGAATTCAACCTGAAAACACATGAACAAAGACGAACAAAGACCGGATTTGAGCGGAACCACCAAAGATAACCACCGGCCGAATACACCGAGATCCGCCGGATACACACCTTCACACGCCCTCCGACGATACTAGACACACCACCAGTATAGGGGCTAAGCGGgaagaatcttattccatcttaAAGAAACAGTCAccgtccactacaaaaaaaaagactcATCTGTGACATTATTGTCTGAATGAAAACTTTTGGTCATTGATGTGACACTTCcaagacgataattgtgacaaaaacatgtatcatcgtagatgtggtggacTTCTACTTCTACAAGAAAAAATTGTGTTGGAATTGATTCAACCATGTTGTGACAATTCATCCATGTTTggttgctatgcttagagttgtgtcaggtctgatctATCTGggtgatgaattggaatggtgatgttcatgtcctactgtgtgagagctaaatGTGTGAATACAATTTAATAAAGGTGGTGATGAGAtgtcatgtaggagtacatggtgggttgtcttattGAGACCGTTCTTAAGAACTGAAttttgtgtatgttatccaagaacggtagtaccacacattgggcccaAAACCCATAAACCCTCTTGACTTACTAATCGttctgatctctgtccaggagttagaACTAGTTTTTGTgtgtgtttataggatatgtgttggagcccatgtgtagcactgaccctaggAGTGGACTATGATGCggtagactacccacaatgggagtaacataggtattAACATCACACATAACcaaataaaatagatgatgtggcaagcaataaatgaagaaagaaaggaaagtggtaacatagctagttagactagccacaatggtcaCTAGTAACATAcccatatccctagactatgttactaccttcatagtgggtagtaacataagtgtggtaacacgcaaagcttcatttattaggttatagactcatattgaattgagacatgtgatgttacagtaactagctaagttactataactatatctttcctcattaactcattgccacataagcaattttgctgagttggactcgatgttactaatgaaattactcccactgtggctcgTCTTACTAGtaatatgagtaacatcacacatatcaaggcaagatgagtctatagcctaataaatgaagtgttgcatgttaccacacatatgttactccccgctatagaggtagtaacatagaccagtaacatatgcatgttactacccATTCTGGTTAGTCATAGAGACACCATGGCACGGTGCACCAAGTGGCACaagtttggtgggcttgggaaccctgctcacatcgtttggtgCCGTAAAGAAGACTTCGGCTGGACTTCCTTGCGGGTTCAGTCTCAAATAGGCTATAACccaacaccctcgccaggcttccgcttgaatgttgtcgagatacatgacgtgtatatggtggtaagtgatgggagcgtgtgtgaagaagaaCATCCATGCAGGATTATAAGTGATCTATTCGAACAGCCGCATCGAATATGGACTACTTGGAAGCTTATATGGTTCATAGACAAGTTGAAACAGATgttctaaaatgcgcaagataagtatgagtgctatggatggccttctcatagggagacgggagaggatccataatggtgtattaATATGATGAATATGTGAACCCGTGTGCGCTCTCTCACCTCAAAGAAAATACTCGGAGTTGTAGTTCAGGATACCCACTGAGTCAAAGTAGGCTTGCTGCAATCAAACTCCACGGCCACATTGTTggtactgatgcatatgtagttagttctgatgtaagtcttgttgagaatctttgtactcatggttgcttaatttatatttttgcaaaggAGACGTTGGTCTCACTAGTGGTTCCAATGATGAGTTCGATGTTGACCGATTAGCTTGGAAATCAGGTCTAGTTCCTATGGAggggcttgtagatagtcaggctttttagcctttttcttttgtagttgtctgtactcggacatgttTATGCTTTCGttatttctatgaatttttatgttgggtcatgagacccatgtttgtaatatcatgttatgtatggctcctcggagcctCTTAAATAAATACGTTGACTTGTAGAATTATGTTTTGATGCtatgttgtatctacacatataATGCATTGGTATGTGTGACGTTCGACACATAGGTATCTGCCTTTGGTATCCTTTCCTACAGGAAAATGCCTCTAATGCTTCCAATGAGCCTTGGTAGTTCGCTACTGTTCTggaacacatggattgaccggcatgtatccttctttgcTCTTGTGTCTATCCCTGCGGGAAAATGTCAAGAAGTGTTTTACtggagtccttgtagcttgctacgactcgATTACACATGCCGATGACCGACACGTGCACTACCGGGTTACGTATACATGTCCTTGTacgtttgtgccaccttggtttatgactagtcatgtcaaccCGGGTTCTTGGTTATATGGATTCTAGCATCacaatcatatacatgagccaaaagacgcaaacggccCCGACCAAGGTAAAGGTGGCAGCTGCgagttaccgtgcgtgaggccagaAAGTGATATTGACGTGCATATGCTAGACGTGCAtatgcaatgttgttggtatgaattctataaatatccaaaatgctattgatgattgcactagtcatgaaaaaaagtttcttataagcatgtcaatttttgtggagtggaaagactttgtgaagacgtgcattatagggaagatagattttctAAGAAGCAcaaacatgatagaaccaatttttttctaaaagtgatagatgaatttgctacaaaagGATATTATCTTTGTCATATTACTTGTGACATTGCAATaaagttggtcaccttaatttccaatgcatgctttttcatgatcgaattgtgtccCAATATTGCAATAATTTGATCATCCTAGAACTTTATAATGAACTTTGTTTATTTTTTgggagtgaagaattgacacataaaaatagttggtttgaagtattcattccCACGGACGACATTGAAACTAATCTAAAAATATCTATattgcatggtaaattgcaatcAGATTGCTTATATTGCCAcctatagaaagatgggaaaaccaatagaatataaaaggaatactaatgaaagggtaaagatttccactttccctcctattgtctctcatgatgaaataggtgacgaggaggagctccctattcaaccaatctcatcaataagaagctcgaaaaaatgaattaaacccacacatgatgttgtaaagaagaagaaaaggagaaagaatagaggtaaaaaggtatctctcccaaataatgttgctcctattattgttgtgcctcgtgaaaatgaatcaaaaataattg is a window encoding:
- the LOC123041006 gene encoding protein EGG APPARATUS-1, which encodes MDSFKQKAKDVFTTHEGALEAAAAAAVVAGAAVGIYFLWPAGAVAAGATMKAPGAAGFFISRAAFVANSQLYFQILRTAGAAAAAAAFAL